The region GACCGCCAGCTCGCCGCGCTTCTCGACGATGTCCACGCGGCTGTACCCGATCGCGACCAGGTCGGTCAGGATCTGCTCCAGCGGCTGCTCGTCGCCCTTGGTGAGGTGGACCGGCTCGAGGTCGCCGAGCCCCGCGACCATCGGCTGCAGCATGCTGCGGATCGGCGTGACGACTACCTTCAGTGGTCCCTGCTCACCCGGATGGCGAAGCCGTCGCAGGACGGACAGCCGGGCACCGACGGTGTCCGGCCTTGGGGAGAGCCGCTCGTGCGGCAGAGGCTCCCACGACGGGAAATGCCCGATCTGCTCGGACGGCAGCAGCGCGCAGAGCGCGGCGGCCAGCCGTTCGGGGTCGGTGTTGGTCGCGGTGACCGCGACGACCGGCCGTTGACCCGCCCGGCGCGCGGCGGCCGCGACGACGAACGGCTGGACCGGTTGCAGGCAGCGCACCACCTGATCAACGCCGTCGTCAAGGGTCTCGAGGGCGGCGGCCAGCGCCGGGTCGGCAGCCAGCGGCTCTAGCAGGCCGCGAAGTCGTGCCGTTGCCTCGGTCTGGTCCTGCATCTGCTCTCCCCGCACGCGAAATGGCCCCCTGCGCACGGACGTAGGGGGTCTGCCGGACTAATTCTATTCCTACCCTCGACTCCCTGGATGGATCGTGCAGGATGTGGTGATGCTCGCCGATCCGATCCAGCGACTGCCGTTCGTGCGCCGTTCGGCCGCGCGGTTCCCGATCGCGGGCGAGCTGCGCCCGCCGGGCGAGGTGGCGCATCGGGTCGGGGTCGTCCTGCACGCGACCAAGCCGGACGCCGCGGAGAACGAGACCCTCATCCGGTCGCTGGTCGCCGAGGCCGGGTGGGCGGATCCAGAGGTGTTCCCCACGACAGCGGCATCGTACGGCGAGGAGCAGGCCGCAGCGGCGCTCGCCGCCGGCTGCGACCTGGTGATCGCCTGCGGCGGGGATGGCACAGTGCGGATGGCGGCCCAGGCGCTGCGGCACACCGGCGTCCCGCTCGGCATCATTCCCTCCGGTACGGCCAACATCTTTGCTCGCAACCTGTTGTTGCCGCTGCGGGACCGGCGCGCCGCCGCACGCATCGCGCTGCACGGGTCGACCGCGCCCGTCGACCTCGGCGGCGCGACGCTGACCGTGCGTGGAGAGGCGGAGGAGCACGTCTTCCTCGTCCTCACGGGGATCGGCAACGACGCAGCGACGGTGCTCGACACCGATGAGCGCCTCAAGCAGAGGCTCGGCTGGTTCGCCTATGCCGCCGCCGCGGCGCGGCATGCGCTTCGGGCGCCGGTTCCGATGACGGTCACCTATCCCGCGAACCCGCCGCGGGAGATCCGCGCCTGGAGCGTGATAGCCGGGAGCTGCGGCAAGGTGCCTGGTGGCATCGAGATCTTCCCGGGGGCAATCATCGACGACGGCGTCCTCGACGTGATGGAGGTGACGGTCGGCAATCCGCTGCAGTGGCTGCCGATCGGGGCGAAGGGACTCCTGCATCTGCGCGCGGGCGTCCCCGGCCTGCGGCACCTGCTGATGCCGGGCTTGAGCGTCGTTCCCGAGCGCCCACTCCCGGTTCAGGTCGACGGCGATGTCATCGAGGAGGTCGACCGGCTGGAGGTCGGGCTCGACCACCGGGCTCTGGAGGTCCGGGTGGCTACGCCTCACCAGTGAGCGGATACTTCGCCGCCGCCAGGGCGATGTCTCGCTCGACGAGCCTCTCGATCTCCGCGCGCTGCGCGGCGTCCGCCCAGGTGATCTCGTTGAGCGCCGAGCGGGACTCGTCGATCACCGACCACAGTCCGCGGTCGGAGATCAGCTCACGATCGCGTGCGACCACAGCCGCACCAACGTAGGTGTCGAAGTAATGGAGGCCGCGCTCTGACTTGCTCGCGCGCTCCGCTTCACCGGTGTGGACGACGTCGTGGATGAGCACTGCAGCGACGTCGTCGTGACGATCCCAGATCCACTCGCCGACGAGCGGATCACCCTGCCCGCTGTCGCCGATGAACATCACCCGATACTCCGGGAACATCACGCAGTAGTGCTCGATGTTGTGCAGCTTGCGCTTGGCCATCGCCTTCTTGCTCAGCAGTGCACCGAAGGTTCCGCCGAGCAGATCCAGATCGGCGATGCCCGCGTGTCGCAGCGTTCGCCGCGCATGCGTCTCGATCAACCCGAAGGCGTCGGCCGGGCGGGCGGTGATGAAGGTGAGGTCACCGGTCGAGAAGGGCGCGTCGTGAGGTCCGTGGTCGAGCGCTTCCAGCAAGGCGAGCACGCCCGGATAGATGACCCCGCGCGGGTATCGATCGTCGTGCAGCTTGGCAAACACGGTGTCGTCGATGTCGCACAGCACCTTGATCTCGTCGTTCAGCCCGGTCGGCTGGTGGGCATGGAAATGCGCGAGTATCTCAGCGCGAACGGTCTCGTCGTCGATGTCGTAGTAGACCAGTCCCTCGAGGTCATGCCGGTCGGTGCGGTCGCCGATCAGGTTCTTCAGCCGGGTCAGGTCTGCGCCGGTCCGCGTGCGCAGAATGTCGCGGATGGCGCGCTCCATGTCGACCGGCGTGTGCCCGCGCTGCATCCCGTAGATCACTGCTGCGGCAGACTTCAGGCTCAGCTCGTGGACACGTGTGCGCGAGAGGAGCTCGATCAGCGCGGTGCGGTGACCGGGCCCGGCGATCCGGTCGTCGACGCTGTCGAACAGCTCAGCAGTGTCGATGTGCTCGAGCACTGCATTCAGGTCCTCGAAGGAGAGCTCGGCCAGCAGAGCCACGAGCGATTGTTGACCTGGCGCGCCGATCCGGCTGTCAAGCAGTTCGCCCACGGCGGCAGCCACGGACGGCGTGGCGCTGTTTCGATCACCGGTCGAGGACACGCACCGATCCTAGGGTGGCGCGCCGATAAAGCTTAGGTCGTGCCGGGGAGAACGCCGAGGAACCGGACGCGGGAGACTCAGACGCGGTGCAGGTGGTCGGTGATCGCGACGCGAATCTCGTCGTACATCTCCGGGCGACAGATCAGCAGGTCGTCGACGCTGACCGAGCGCTCGTTGTAGACCAGCGGCGAGCCGTCCACCCGCTCCGCGATCAGGCCCGCTCCCCTCGCCACGGCCACGGGGGCAGCGTTGTCCCACTGGTACTGGCCGCCGGTGTGCAGATAGGCGTCGGCCTCGCCGGTGACCACCGCGAGCACCTTGATGCCGGCCGAGGACATGTCGACCAGCCGCGCGCCCAGGTCACGGGCGACGGCCCGCACGAACGCGGTCGTTCGCGAGCGGCTGCAGACGATGCGCAGGTCGCCCGGATGCCGGCGCGACCCGAGGGTGGCGCTGTCACTGTCGAACACCTCACCCGTCGCAGGCCGCCCGACCACGCCCAGGCTCAGCTCCCCACGGTTCCACAGCGCGATGTGCACCGCCCACTCGTCACTGCCGTCACGGCCGTACGCCGACGTCCCGTCGACCGGATCGATGATCCAGACGCGGTCGGCCTCCAGCCGCCGCAGGTCGTCGGGGGCCTCCTCGGACAGGATCACGTCTCCGGGGCGATGCTCGCGCAGCTGCGCGGCCAGGAAGTCCTGAGCGGCACGGTCACCGGCGTTCATCAGATCCCAGCGGTCGATGAAGCCATAGTCGTCGCGGACATCGAGCAGGATCTCCCCGGTGCGCTCGGCGAGCGAGCGGGCCAGCTCGAGGTCATCACCGTAGGTAGGCTCGCTGGTGGCCACGCACTCCTCGCCTTCCGTGCCGCGCCGCTAGCGCACATGCACCTGGTTCTGGGCCCGGTCGAGCCCCTCGCGGACGAGCAGCTCGACCGCGTCGGCCGCCTCCTCGAGGACGATCGCCAGCTCAGAGCGCTCGGACGACGAGAACGGCCGTAGCACGTAGTCTGCCGGATCCTGCCGGCCCGGCGGACGACCGATCCCGATGCGCACCCGCAGGTACTCCTTGGTCGAGAGCGACTTGCTGACCGACTTCAGGCCGTTGTGGCCGTTGTCGCCGCCCCCGAGCTTGAGCCGGATCGTGCCCAGCGGCAGGTCGAGCTCGTCGTGGATCACGACGACCGCACCCAGATCGACCCCGAAGTACTTCGCCAGACCCGCGGTCGGGCCGCCGGAGACGTTCATGAAGCTCAGCGGCTTGGCCAGCACGGCACGTGGCGCCGGTGGCGCGCCGAGGTGGGTCTCGGCGATCTCTGCGTTGGTCCGGTGCCTCTTGAAGGAGGCACCGGACCGCGCAGCGAGCAGGTCGACGACCATGAACCCGACGTTGTGCCGGGTGGCGGCGTACTGCGGGCCGGGATTGCCCAGACCCACGACGAGTGTGGTCGACATGCTCGGTGCGGACTACTCGTCCCCGGACTTCTCGGCGTCCTCGCCCTCGCCGCCCTCGGCCTCGCCTTCGGAAGCCTCGCCCTCAGCGGCCTCGCCCTCGGCGCCCTCCGCCTCGGCCTCGGCGTCCTCGGAGACGGCATCGGACTCCACGTCCGCCTCGACGACCTCGCTGATGCCCACGATGAGCGCCTCGGGATCGGTCAGCAGGGTGGAGCCGGCCGGCAGGGTCAGGTCGCCGGCCAGCACCTGACCGCCGATCTCCAGGCCCTCGATGGAGACCTCGAGCGACTCGGGGATGCGGGTGGCCTCGGCCTCGAGCGAGACGGCGGTGAGGTCCTGGTTGACCTGGCCGCCCGGGGCGACCTCGCCGATGAGCTCGACCGGGACATCGACGACGACCTTCTCGCCCTTCTTGACCAGCAGCAGATCGACGTGCTGGATCACCCGACGCAGCGGGTGCACCTGGACGTCCTTCGCCAGCGCCAGCTCGTCCTTGCCGTCGACGCTGATCGTCAGCAGCGTGTTCAGGCCCTGGCGCAGCGCCATGGTGAGCTGGTGGCCGTGCAGATTCAGGTGGACCGGGTCGATCCCGTGGCCGTACAGGACGCCGGGAACCTGCCCGTCGCGGCGGGCACGGCGGGCAGCGCCCTTGCCGAAGTCGTCGCGCTTGGCGGTATCGATGCGTACTTCGTCAGACATGTGACTCCTCGTGTTCTTGCCTCAGGTGGCGGCCCCGGAGTCTCAGGCCATGGCTCGCGCGACACGCGCGGGCACCAGACCGTCGATAACGGCGCGCTGCGGAGCAGGCGCCCTCGCCGGGCAACCCCACGAGTGTAGCCGACGCCGAAGCGCGCACGGAATCAACCGAGACCGACGTCGCACACCTCGCGACGCCGGTTAGGCCAGTGTGATCTGGACCGCGGCCGGTGCGAAGTTGACGACGGCCTCGGGTACCCCCGAGCCGTTGAGCTTCATGGTCGCCGCAAGGTTCAGGGTGAACGACGTCGTTCCGGCCGGCACGCTGGCGACCAGGATCGGTGCGGATGCCGAGGGGCCGGGGCAGGTGTGCATCGTGGCGTCGACGTCGAACGTGCTGGCCATGCAGTCCAGGAAGTAGCCGCTGTAGACCGAACCGCCGCCGGGCGCCGTGGAGCTGCCGGTGTCCTTGAAGTCCAGCTGCAGCCACACCTCCCCGTCGGGTGCCCAGCCGAGCTTCTCGTCGTACGGGTAGAGCCAGCCGCTGCTGAAGGTGAAGACCATCGACGCGTTCTCACCGGTGCCCGTGGGCGTCTCTGGGAGGTTCGCCGTGGCACTGAGCGTCGTGTAGATCTCCGGGGTTGCGCTGTAGTACATGCTCGCGGTCTCGTCCTCGGCCCGCTCGCCATTGGCCAGCGCCAGCGACTGGCGGTGCCCGGCGGACACCAGGTCGATCGTGGCGTCGGCGCCCTCGGGGACCGACAGCAGGAAGGCGGTCTGGCCGAGTCCTGCGGGGTCGTCGGAGATCTCGGTCGACTCGCCGTCCACGGTGAGCTCGAGGGTGTTGGTCGCGCCTTGGTCGACCGGACCGGAGGTGCCCTCCAGAGTGACGACGAAGAACTTCTCGCCCTCGGCCGGCGCCATCAGCTTCTCATCGATCGTTGCGGACGACGCCTCCTGGACGCTGCCGAGGGTGATCTGGGCTTGCGGCCCGATCAGCGTCGGTGAGTCGACGAGGGCGTTCTGCTTGCCGAGCGACTTGTCGCTGACCTCGTACGAGCCCTGCGCCTCGACGGTCTTGGACGGCGCCTTCGGCAGTGGGGGCTCCTCGAGCCCCAGTCCGTCGTCCTTCGGCTCCTCACCCTCCACGGTGACGAGGGACGAACCACTCCCTGGGGCCTGCTGGCCGGTCTCGCCCGCGACCAGGTCGGTCGCTGTCTGCGAGTCTCCCGAGCCGGTCACCGAGTAGTCGTACATGTCCCAGACCGCGCCCTGCGGCGTCGACGCCCGTCGAGCCGGACCGCAGGCGATCTGCCCGGTGACCTCGTCGCCGTCGTCCAGGACGTAGTAGCACGACGCCTGTGAGCTGACCTCGATCCCGTCCTCGGGCAGCTGAGCCTTCCAGTCGGACTCGGCTTCGCCGAGGAACGAGGCGGCGTTCTTGATCTCGCCCTTGGAGTTCTGGATGCCCCCGAAGGTGAAGAACACGAAGTATCCGGCCACGAGCGCGCCGACCAGCACCAGGGCGCCGATGCCGAACAGCAGCGGCTTGTTCGAGCGCTTACGCGTCCCGGCCCCGGGGTCGTATGGGCTCACCCCGGCCGGGCCGACGTCCGGGTAGGCAGGACCGGTGTACGCGGGCTGGGCAGCGGTCGCCGGGTAGCCGGACGAATAGTCCGAGCTCTGGTAGCCCGCCGCCGGCTGGACCTCGGTCGGGAAGGCACCGGTGCCCGGATATCCCCCGCCGGCCGGATGGATGCCGGAGTCGGGCTGGCCGTACTGCTGGTCGTAATGCTGGCCGTACTGCTGTGGCCCGGTAGGCGGCTGCTGTGCTCCGGTCATCGGCTGGTACGCGCCGGTGGTCGGCGGCTGCTGCCCCGTGACCGGCGGCTGCGGCTCGCCATACGACTGTTGTTCGCCGTACGACTGCTGCTCGCCGTACGACTGCTGCTCGCCGTACGACTGTTGTTCGCCGTACGACTGCTGCTCGCCGTACGACTGCTGCGGGCTGGCCCACTGAGTCGCCTCGGACGCCACCGGCTGGTCGATGCGGGTCTCGTCGTCCTCGAACGCCGCCGCGTCGTAGGACACGGTCGGACCGGTGACCGGCTCCTGCGGCGGCTGGCCGCCATCGCGGTTCTGTTGCTGCCCCCAGCGCTGGGGGTCCTCCGGGTAGCTCACATCCGACTCCTTGCCGACATCGCAAGACAGCGCGCATGACGACGCGCCGCTCAGGCGAGAGTACGGCTGGGACGCCGCGAACCACCCGGATGGATCCGCACCAACCGAGGTTTAGTTATGAACTCGTAGTGCCGGCGACGTGCTACCCCCGGGGGCTACGTGGCGACGCACCCGGCGAGACGTCCGGTGATGATCTCCTCGGCCTCGCTGACGATCCGCCCGATCAGCTCGGCGCAGGTCGGGACATCGTCGATCAGGCCTTGCACCATGCCCGCGGACCAGATGCCGGCGTCGAGGTCGCCGGTCTCGTAGACGGTCCGGCCGCGGGCGCCGGCGACGAGCTCGCGGACGTCCTCGAACTGGCCCCCGTCGCCGAGGATGCCGACGACCTCGTCGGAGATCGCGTTCTTCGCGACGCGGGCGGTGTTGCGCAGCTGCCGGAATATCAGGTTCGTCGAGCGCTCGTCGCCGTCCACCAGCGCCTGCTTGACGTTCTGATGGATCTGGGCCTCCTGAGTGGCCATGAATCGGGTGCCCATGTTGATGCCGTCGGCGCCCAGTGCCAGGGCGGCGACCAGACCGCGGGCATCGCCAAAGCCGCCGGAGGCAATCATCGGGATGGTGATCTTCTCGGCCGCCGCTGGGATCAGGATGAGGCCCGGGATGTCGTCCTCGCCGGGGTGACCGGCGCACTCGAAACCGTCGATCGAGATGCCGTCGACGCCGATGCTCTGCGCCTTGACCGCGTGCCGGACGCTGGTGCACTTGTGCAGCACCTTGACCCCGGCCGCCTTGAAGTCCGGCATGTGGTCCGCGGGGTTGAAGCCCGCCGTCTCGACGATCTTGATGCCCGCGCCGATGATGGCGTCGCGGTACTCGGCGTACGGCGGTGGGTTGATCGCCGGGAGGATCGTCAGGTTGACGCCGAACTCTTTGTCGGTCATCTCACGGCAGCGCTCGATCTCCTTGCTGAGCGCCTCTGGCGTCGGCTGGGTGAGGGCGGTGATAAAGCCCAGTCCGCCGGCGTTCGCCACGCCCGCGACCAGCTCGGCGACGCCAACCCACTGCATGCCGCCCTGCACGATCGGCGCCTCTACGCCGAAGGTCTCGGTGAACTTCGTCTTGATCACGGGCCCGCCCCTCGCTTGTTGATACGTACGTCAACTCGGAGGTTACCCGACCGCGGTCCCCGTTCCGCGAATCGGGAAGGATCAGGCGTCGCCGTCGAACAGGCTCGTGACCGAACCGTCCTCGAAGATCTCCTTGATGGCGCGCGCAACGATCGGCGCGATCGACAGCACCGTCATCTTGTCGAGCTTCTTCTCCGGCGGGATCGGCAGCGTGTTGGTGAGGACGACCTCGCTGACCGGCGCGTCAGCGAGCCGCTGGGCGGCGGGGTCGGACAGGATGCCGTGGGTGGCCGCGATGACGACGTCCTTCGCACCCTCCTTGACCAGCGCATCGGCGGCCTTGCAGATGGTGCCGCCGGTATCGATCATGTCGTCGATCAGGATGCAGAGGCGATCCTTCACCTCGCCGACGACGCGGTTGGCGACCGACTTGTTGGGCTGGTGGACATCACGGGTCTTGTGGATGAACGCCAGTGGCGTGCCGCCGAGGTACTCCGCCCACCGCTCCGAGAGCCGCACCCGCCCGGAGTCCGGAGAGACGACGGTGATGGGCTCGCCGGCGTACTTGTTGCGCAGGTAGTCGGTCAGAATCGGGGTGGCGAACAGGTGGTCGACCGGCCCGTCGAAGAATCCCTGGATCTGTGCGGTGTGCAGGTCGACGGAGATGATGCGGTCGGCGCCGGCGGTCGAGTACATGTCGGCGACCAGGCGGGCGGTGATCGGCTCGCGGCCTCGGCTCTTCTTGTCCTGGCGCGCATAGGGGTAGAACGGCGATACAACGGTGATCCGCTTCGCCGAGGCGCGCTTGAGCGCATCGACGAGGATCAGCTGCTCCATGAGCCAGTCGTTGATCGGCGTCGTGTGCGACTGGATGACGAAGACGTCCGCTCCGCGGGCCGACTCCTCGGAACGGGCGTACAGCTCGCCATTGGCGAAGGAGTACGACGATGTGGGAGTGACCGTGACGCCGAGGTTGTCGGCGATCTCCTCAGCGAGCTCGGGGTAGGCCCGGCCGGAGAAGATCATCAGGCTCTTCTGGCTGGGCTGCTCGAGAGTGCTCATTAGGCGTCGTTCCCCATCGCGTCGCGGTCGGCGTTCGTGTTGCGCTGGGACTGCTCCGCGGCCTCGGCTGCCTGCGCCGAAGCAGTTCCGGGACGATTCTTCACTACCCAGCCGAGCAGGTTGCGCTGGACCCCTCCCGAGATCGCGAGCGCCCCCGGCGGCACGTCCTTGCGGACGACGGTGCCGGCGCCCGAGTACGCCCCGTCGCCGACGGTTACCGGCGCGACGAGCATGTTGTCCGAGCCGAGGCGGCAGTGATCGCCGATCACGGTGCGCGACTTGGTGACGCCGTCATAGTTGACGAACACGCTGGAGGCGCCGATGTTGCTGTCGATGCCGATCGTCGCATCGCCGACGTACGTCAGGTGGGGCACCTTCGAACTGGCGCCGATGTCGGCGTTCTTGGTCTCGACGAAAGTGCCGATCTTGCCGCCCTCGCCCAGCCTGGAATTGGGCCGCAGGTAGGCGAACGGGCCGACGCTCGCGCCCTTGCCGATGACAGCGAGCTCGGCGTGGGTGCGGACGATGGTCGCGTCCGGGCCGACCTCGCAGTCGATGATCGTGCACTCGGGGCCGACAGTCGCGCCGCTCTCTATCTTCGTGGCCCCGACGAGGTGGGTGCCAGGCAGGAGCGTGACGTCGGGGGCCAGCTCGACGTCCGCGTCGATCCACGTGGTTGCCGGATCGACGATGGTGACGCCCTCGCGCATCCACTTCTGGCACAGGCGATCGTTGAGCATCCGGCCCCGGTCGGCCAGCTCGAGTCGGTCGTTGCAACCGAGGGTCTCCTCATAGGTCGCCGCGACGAACGCGCCGACCTTGCCGCCGCGATCCAGCAGCAGCGTGACGGCCTCGGTCAGGTACTCCTCGCCCTGCGCGTTCTCGCGCGAGAGGTTCCCGAGCACCTCGCGTAGCGCCTGGCCTTCGAAGGCGTAGACCCCGGCGTTGATCTCGGTGATCGCGGCCTGCTCGGGGGTGGCGTCCTTCTGCTCGACGATCGCGGTCACGGCCTCGCCGTCCCGCACGATGCGTCCAAGCCCCTTCGGGTCGGGGACCTCGGCCGACAGGATCGTCATCGCGTTGGCGTGAGCGGCGTGATGATCGGCGAAGTCGATGAGCGTCTGCTCGGTGAGCAGTGGCGCGTCGCCGTTGAGGACCAGCACAGTGCCGTCAACCCGGTCCAGCACTTCCAGACCCATCCGAGCCGCGTGTCCCGAGCCGAGCTGCTCCTCCTGGACGGCGGTGCGGGCGGACGGCGCGATCTGCTGCAGATGCTCGGCCACCTGGTCACGCCCGGCCCCGATCACGACGACGGTCTCGCGCGCCCGTAGCGGCGCGGCGGCCGCGAGCACGTGGCCCAGGAGGCTGCGTCCCCCGATCGCGTGCAGCACCTTCGGCCTCGAGGACTTCATCCGGGTTCCCTGGCCGGCGGCCAGAACGATCACGGCCGTAGGCGCGACACTCATCAGACGGGCTCCTTGGGGACGCTTGACGTTCGTTCTCGCTGGGGGACTCGGATTCGAACCGAGACTGCAAGGCTCCAAAGGCCCGCGGGCTGCCGATTACCCCACCCCCCACTCACACAGCGGGTGCGGTGGCAAGCCTACCGTGGACGTAGGTCACTCGATTCGGTCAAACCCACACCTAGCGACCCTACGGACGCGTAACCTACGATGTCGTAGGGCTAGCCCGCCCCTGACCGATATCTGCGATCGAGGTCCCATCACACATGACTCCCCCCACCGCGAGTGCCGTCGAGCCGAAGACCGAGCGCAAGGCCGGCCGCAAGGCAGGCAAGGCCGACTCGGCCATCGTCACCGGACCGGCCCAGGATGACGGCCAGGCCAAACCGATCATCGGCCGCAGCAAGGGCAATGGTGAGCAGATCCTCCTCTACCTGTTCGTGCTGCTTCCGCTGGCCGCGCTGATCGCCGCGGTCCCGCTGGCCTGGCAGGGCGGTTGGCTGAGCTGGACCGATGTCATCCTGATGGTCGTCTTCTACGTGATCAGCGTGCTCGGCGTGACCGTCGGATACCACCGCCACTTCACGCATGGGTCGTTCAAGGCCAAGCAGCCGCTGCGCGTCGCGCTCGCGGTCGCCGGCTCGATGTCGGTCGAGGGATCGGTCATTCAGTGGGTCGCAGATCATCGCCGCCATCACGCCTATAGCGACCGGGATGGCGATCCGCACTCCCCGTGGCGCTACGGAACCACCGCCGGGGCGCTGCTCAAGGGCCTGTGGTGGGCCCACATGGGTTGGTTGTTCGACCGCGAGAAGACCAACAAGGAGCGCTTCACCCCGGACCTGCTGAAGGATCCACAGATCCGGTTCGTCTCCAACACCTTCGGCCTCTGGGTCGTCGTGAGCCTGGGCCTGCCGGCGCTGATCGGTGGTCTGGTCTCGCAGAGCTGGCACGGCGCGCTCACCGCGTTCTTCTGGGCCGGGCTCGTGCGCGTCGCGCTCGTGCACCACATGACCTGGAGCATCAACTCCATCTGCCACGCGGTCGGCGAGCGTCCCTTCTCCTCACGCGACATGTCGGCGAACTTCTGGCCGCTGGCGATCGTGTCCATGGGCGAGGCCTGGCACAACCTGCACCACGCCGACCCGACGTCCGCTCGGCATGGCGTGATGCGCGGCCAGATCGACATCTCGGCCCGGCTGATCTGGATCTTCGAGAAGCTCGGATGGGCCTATAACGTCAAGTGGCCCTCCAAGGAGCGGATCAAGGCCAAGCTCGCCGAGGTCTGACGCCCATCACGGCACCTGGCGCCGCAGCGCCTAGGATCGGGGTCTGACCGTTCCCGTGACCGAAAGCAGTTCCGGCCCCATGCGTATGACCGGCGCACAGCGCCGCCAGCAGCTTGTCACCATCGCGCGCAGCGTGTTCGCCGAGCGCGGTTTCGATGCGACGTCGGTCGAAGAGATCGCCGCGCGCGCCAAGGTCAGCAAGCCTGTCGTCTATGAGCATTTCGGCGGCAAGGAAGGGCTGTACGCCGTCGTCGTCGACCGCGAGATGAGCCTGCTCCTCGGTCGCTTCGAGGCCGCGCTGCAGGAGGGGCACCCGCGGGTGCTGCTTGAGCGGGCGGCCTTCGTGCTGCTGGACTACATCGAGAACGAGACCGACGGGTTCAAGGTGCTGACCCGCGACACTCCCCCGACCGGTCGAGCCGGCACCTTCTCGAGCTTGATCAACGACGTCGCCAGCAGGGTCGAGCACATCCTCGACAGGGCGTTCAAGGCCGGCGGCTACGAGACCAAGCTCGCCGGGCTGTACTCCCAGGCGCTCGTCGGCATGGTCGCGGCCACGGGGCAGTGGTGGCTGGAGGCCCGCAAGCCGAAGAAGGAGATCGTCGCGGCACATCTGGTGAACCTGGCCTGGAACGGCCTCGCCCACCTGGACGCCAGCCCCACGATCCCCCGCACCCGCGACCGCTGATCCCGCCAGATCCTCTGCGGTGTTGGATAAGCAGCGGCCAGTTGACAACCCGGGCGTGCCCGGGCCGCTGTCGTGATAGAACTCAGCCGGTGATGCGGGCGCCGGGGA is a window of Blastococcus sp. Marseille-P5729 DNA encoding:
- a CDS encoding TetR/AcrR family transcriptional regulator: MRMTGAQRRQQLVTIARSVFAERGFDATSVEEIAARAKVSKPVVYEHFGGKEGLYAVVVDREMSLLLGRFEAALQEGHPRVLLERAAFVLLDYIENETDGFKVLTRDTPPTGRAGTFSSLINDVASRVEHILDRAFKAGGYETKLAGLYSQALVGMVAATGQWWLEARKPKKEIVAAHLVNLAWNGLAHLDASPTIPRTRDR
- a CDS encoding acyl-CoA desaturase, whose protein sequence is MTPPTASAVEPKTERKAGRKAGKADSAIVTGPAQDDGQAKPIIGRSKGNGEQILLYLFVLLPLAALIAAVPLAWQGGWLSWTDVILMVVFYVISVLGVTVGYHRHFTHGSFKAKQPLRVALAVAGSMSVEGSVIQWVADHRRHHAYSDRDGDPHSPWRYGTTAGALLKGLWWAHMGWLFDREKTNKERFTPDLLKDPQIRFVSNTFGLWVVVSLGLPALIGGLVSQSWHGALTAFFWAGLVRVALVHHMTWSINSICHAVGERPFSSRDMSANFWPLAIVSMGEAWHNLHHADPTSARHGVMRGQIDISARLIWIFEKLGWAYNVKWPSKERIKAKLAEV